The stretch of DNA tacctaccaccacacccaactaatttttgtatttttggtagagacagggtttcacatgttggccaggctagtctcgaactcccaatcctcctgtctcagcctcccaaagtgctgggattacaggcgtgagccactgtgcctggcgcaacattttgtttcttaaatctgGTAGTGGATACATAATGATCACTGCAGTAGTATTCTTTAAGTTATATATGTTTCATATACTTTTTTGTACCCAAGATAAAATCTgcaattaaataaattacttttagctgggcatggtgacacgtgcctgtagtcccagctactctgggggctgaggcaggagaatcacttgaacctgggaggtggaggttgcagtgagccgagattgtgccactgcacttcagcctggtaagagagggagactctgtcttaaaaaaaaaaagaaagaaagagaacaagcACTTCTGCTGCTGTTGGATATTCAAGGGGATTACCACAGGATGGTATGCACACAAAACGTGTCTGTTTACATGTCTTCCTGAAAGGCCCTCTAATCATTTCTGCCAATCCAATTAAATGAAGCAATATAACCTTAAGATCGACACCACCTCGTGTTAAGAACAGTAATAAATTCACCATTACTTTATACAGTCTTCAAACTTTTCTATTCCAGTCtctaaatataaaagaatatacagAATCTTAGAAatgcatttaattcttttttcctctttttttcttttattttttggctggGGAGTCCAAGAAATGCATTTAATTCAAATAGATTTAGCTActgcttttaaattataaaatctttgTTATAAAAAGATTccttatgaaataaaattatactggctgggcgcgatggctcacgtctgtaatcccagcactttgggaggccgaggcaggcggatcacgaggtcaagagatcgagaccatcctagccaacatggtaaaaccccatctctatttataaaataacaaaaaaaatttttttaaaaagaaataaaattataccaaAGTACAATCATCTGTTTATATCATCTACCTGAAACTTATCCTACAATGACAAAAAGATTTTCATACAGCAAGGCTTTTAATggctaaaattcagaaataaccaaaatgtccatcaataataaggaaccaaaaaatatatattagggTACATCCAAACAATGGTATACCATgcaacattttgaaaatgaggctgagacaggtggctGGAATTTGAGaaacacatctctacaaaaattacaaaaagtagttAGGCACGGTGGCActcgcctatagttccagctaaggtgggagaatcgtttaAGCcccaaggctgcaatgagccatgagggatccactacactccagcctgggcaagagtgagaccctgtctccaaagtaACAGGCTGGGGTAGGGGGGGAATGACTAGGTCTCTAAGTGCTTAACAAGGAAATGTCTCCTTATATTATCATCAGCTGCCAAGCAATACTGTAGTGTGATACCCTCCTGGGGAATGGAATTAAGAATGTAAAGGGTGGAGAGTGAAGAAACAAGGAATCCTAACTAGATATACCTCTGCGCTGTCTGAATTTTACTTGATAGTCTTCTgtaatgtttaaatgttttaaataacctAAGTtactttaatcattttaaaaaggaaaatgggggccgggcagggtggctcaagcctataatcccagcactttgagaggccaaggcaggcggatcacgacattaggagttcaagaccagcctggccagcatggtaaaaccctgtctttactaaaaatacaaaaaattggccaagaATGGTGgcgtgcaccagtagtcccagctactcaggaggctgaggcaggagaattgcttgaacccgggaggcggaagttgcagtaagccgagatcacgccactgtatccagcctgggcgacagagcagactccatctcaacatgcctgtaatcctagtactttaggagactgaggcaggcagactgcctgagctcaggagttcgacagcagcctaggcaacaaggtgaaaccccgtctctactaaaatacagaaaaaaattagccggccatggaggtgtgtgcctgtagtcccagatactctcgggaggctgaggcaggagaacagcttaaaccaggagggcagaggctgcagtgagccgagattgtgccattgcactccagcctgggcgacagaccgagactccgtctgggaaaaaaaaaaaaagttgggggaaaTGTGCtcggtacagtggctcaggcctgtaatccaagcactttgggtggccgaggcaggcatatcgcttgaggtcaggagttcaagaccagcctggtcaacatagcaaaatcccctctctactaaaaatataaaaattagccagacatggaggCTGACGCCGTAAAATCCCTTTAAtcctgaaggcggaggttgcagtaagccgagatcgggccactgtactgcagcctggttgacagtgagaccctgtctggaaaaaaattataataagataattTCTTTACCTTGGCCCCTAGAAgtgaattcagaattcagaaaagacTAGCCAGTGTAAGGCTGCTGTAATCCTAGTTGACAAAGGAGGGACTGGGTGATGAGTGGGGAGGCTGTGTCTCTGGAAGAAGAAATATACGTCCTCACCTCACTCTAATTAATCCTGCTTTTCTGGTGACATCAGCAGTCCTCACCTCACTCTAATTAAACCTGATTTTCCAACGTGATCAATATTTAAGAtaacttttggttttcatttcaaGAACAAAGTCTGGCACCACtatattcagttaaaaaaaaaaaagtttaaggttCGCTCTATCTATGTCTGAAACGTATGCAGgtttaaaagacaaaagacaaaatgaTGATGAAAAAGAAGTGTGACCGCCGTGAGAGTTCAGACTCTGGAAGTGTCAAGACATGTATGTACAGTGCAGGTAGGGTGAAGAGCCTGAGAGAGGAGGTGGGACCATCCGAAAAGAGAAAGGTCTTCCAGCGCGACGATGCCGATCCCACTTCCTTCTCACCCCGTCGGGTTCCAGGCCTCCGCCCCCGGCCCCTCCGCACcgccccccacacccccacccagGCACGCGCAGCGGGGAGCAGCCGAGCCCAGGCCGCCTCACTGCTTTGGTTTTGAAAGGTCATATATTTACTTACGAATTTCAGCACCTTCTAACTTACTGTTTTATGCACCTTAACCAACTTACTGGCTAAAAACCAAAACGGCCCCACCAGCGACTAACACTGCTACAGTGACAGTGCTCTGCTGCTACTTATTTAAAAGGACGGAGCTCAAGGCgtatacttctcaaaagaatgtggttccccttccctttcccctcctgcCTCTGGTAAGGATGAAATCAGAAAAGTGCAGAAAACATGGGCAGCTTCCTAGCAACGGTTAGGGGCAAACGGGAGGGGGGCAGAAGAGCTGGAGCCGTCCCCGGCCCCTCGCTCCGGCCTCGGGAGGGTGTCGCGGCCGCAGCAGGGCGTCCCGAAAACCGTAACTTCCGTGCCCGCCGCCcgagaaggtgaaaggcacgagATGGAGCCTCTCCAGCCCTCCCCAGGAACACAACCTGACCGCGCAAGAGCGCGGCGGGGCGGCCTCCCCGGGCTGCTTCCGGGTCGCGGCCGCGCCACGATCACTGTCGGCCCGAGAGGACGCGGGTAAGGGCCGGAGTCTGCAGGCAGGCGCCGGCGCAAGGAAAACCCGGCTGGGCGGCGCCACAGCCCCGAAGGCCGGGCCGAATAGAGCCAGACGACGGCGCCTCCTTACGTGCAGGCGGCGGGCGCGAGCCCCCTCGCGTCGCCCGGCGCCGGAGACCCGCCGACAGGACTCACCCAGCCTTCCTCAAACGCCCACGCCGACTTCAGGCGCGCGCGCAGGAAGGCGACTGCTGCGCCACAGCCTGGCCGGCGTCCTGCCGCTCCACCTCAGCCCCGGGAGCCGGGAGCTGGAAGCCGGCGTTAGGCGAGGGCGCCGGTGAGGCGGAGCCAGGAGCCGTGCGCACCGTAGCGACCAATCGGAGCGCAGCAAGTGTCCAGCCGGGGACGGGGCGGGGCACGAGGAGGCGGGGAGAGGGCGTTGGCTGGGCGCGGCGGGGCTCCGGGCGCTCCTCAGCGACCAATCAGCGTGCAGCAAGTGGCCGGCCGGGGGCAGGGCGGGCTCCTAGGGGCGGGGTGGGGACCGCTCCTCTGCGGGCCTCCTGGAGCCGGGGTCCAGACCCAGCTACCTACGGTTCGGAGCAGGATAAGACAAGTCCCTCTTGCCCCCCGCGGGTGGGCGGCCGCCGCCGGGCTCCCACTGCTGCGTTTTTGCCCGCGGATTTCAAGTGCAGTACCGTGGATCACGTACGGAaggagctggagacccaggggaCCGGGTCTCTCTCCCCTCGCCTATGACCAATCGGCCTTGTCTGCGAGCTGCCCAGAGTAGAGAAGGTGCTCCGAGAGGGTTCTCGGGAACGGAGGGTCTTTAGAGATGCCTTTTTCTAATCCCCTCAATTCAGAAATGGAGACCCAGAAAGTTGAAGTTAGTCAACCAGGGCTACCCAGCGAGTGCTGGTTACCCGAGATTATCAGCACAATAAAACTAGTCTTCTGATTTCCCTCGGCAGTCTCCCGTCTATTCACCcagatttttgtctttcttaaagTTAGATCCCTTTCAGCCTCTTGGATTTTCAGCATAACTTTAACAGCCTTTGGAAGCCCCGTCTGGATTTCCTACAGAAATGCCTATAACCATTTAGTTGTTTCAGGCGAAATCGAGGTTTGTTTTTTGGGTGGTtggtttgtttggagacaggatcttgttctgttgtccaggctggagtgcagtggcgtgatcttggctcactgcagtctctacctcccaggctcaatagatcctcccacctcagccttccgagcagctgagatcacaggggcacaccaccatgcttggctaatttttgtatttttagtagagacaagatttcaccaggctgatctcgatctcctaacctcagtgatccacccgcttccacctcccaaaatgctgggattacaggcatgagccaccgtgcccagcagagTAGAGGTATTATCAATGGAAatctaaaaagc from Callithrix jacchus isolate 240 chromosome 21, calJac240_pri, whole genome shotgun sequence encodes:
- the LOC144580652 gene encoding uncharacterized protein LOC144580652 codes for the protein MMMKKKCDRRESSDSGSVKTCMYSAGRVKSLREEVGPSEKRKVFQRDDADPTSFSPRRVPGLRPRPLRTAPHTPTQSAAGRPPRAASGSRPRHDHCRPERTRVRAGVCRQAPAQGKPGWAAPQPRRPGRIEPDDGASLRAGGGREPPRVARRRRPADRTHPAFLKRPRRLQARAQEGDCCATAWPASCRSTSAPGAGSWKPALGEGAGEAEPGAVRTVATNRSAASVQPGTGRGTRRRGEGVGWARRGSGRSSATNQRAASGRPGAGRAPRGGVGTAPLRASWSRGPDPATYGSEQDKTSPSCPPRVGGRRRAPTAAFLPADFKCSTVDHVRKELETQGTGSLSPRL